The proteins below come from a single Paracoccus sp. SCSIO 75233 genomic window:
- a CDS encoding DUF2155 domain-containing protein: MSPLAVQTAQAQDGVQTSRGTGAILRSLDKVSSALTDLDLAPGESADIGRLTVRLGECRYPSGDPNSDAFAQLVITDRNTRATLFDGWMIASSPALSALDDARYDVWVLACRTA; this comes from the coding sequence ATGTCGCCGCTTGCTGTGCAGACAGCGCAAGCGCAGGACGGGGTGCAGACATCGCGCGGAACCGGCGCGATCCTGCGTTCGCTGGACAAGGTGTCAAGCGCGCTGACCGATCTGGACCTTGCGCCGGGCGAATCCGCTGATATCGGCAGGCTGACGGTACGACTGGGGGAGTGCCGCTATCCCTCCGGCGATCCGAACTCCGACGCGTTCGCGCAGCTTGTGATCACAGACCGCAATACGCGCGCCACCCTGTTCGATGGTTGGATGATCGCGTCGTCGCCGGCGCTTTCCGCACTGGACGATGCGCGCTACGACGTCTGGGTGCTGGCCTGCAGAACGGCCTGA
- a CDS encoding NADH:ubiquinone oxidoreductase subunit NDUFA12, with protein sequence MWIVDRILTWWRGQTLNTQVWTALYGEKVGEDDQGNIYYQSNGGKRRWVIYHGESEASRVPVEWHGWLHHTYKSPPTDDPLPRREWELPHQMNMTGTPQAYRPKSSLYRADPAERSDYDAWQPDQ encoded by the coding sequence ATGTGGATCGTTGACCGTATTCTGACCTGGTGGAGAGGACAGACCCTGAACACTCAGGTCTGGACCGCGCTTTACGGTGAAAAGGTTGGCGAGGACGATCAGGGCAATATCTATTATCAGTCGAATGGCGGTAAACGTCGCTGGGTGATTTACCACGGCGAGTCGGAGGCGAGCCGGGTGCCCGTCGAATGGCATGGCTGGTTGCATCACACCTATAAATCCCCGCCGACCGATGACCCGCTGCCGCGGCGTGAATGGGAACTGCCGCATCAGATGAACATGACCGGCACGCCGCAGGCCTATCGGCCGAAATCCTCGCTCTACCGTGCCGATCCGGCGGAGCGCAGCGATTACGACGCGTGGCAACCCGATCAGTAA
- a CDS encoding VOC family protein: MGYHLGRLIDHIHLHVADYERSREFYRAVLDALGREDCRLNGRDWMECDELFIEEAAPGEACSHVHLCFQARSREVVQRFHAAALANGGRDNGAPGLRDYHPGYYAAFVLDPDGNNIEAKCDERVLSRSANSVEIGTD, translated from the coding sequence ATGGGCTATCATCTTGGCAGGCTGATTGACCACATCCACCTTCATGTGGCGGATTATGAGCGTTCGCGCGAGTTTTATCGCGCGGTCCTCGACGCGCTCGGTCGGGAGGATTGCCGCCTGAACGGTCGCGACTGGATGGAGTGCGACGAATTGTTCATCGAGGAAGCGGCCCCCGGCGAAGCATGCAGCCATGTTCACCTGTGTTTTCAGGCCAGAAGCCGCGAGGTCGTTCAGCGCTTTCACGCCGCAGCTTTGGCGAATGGCGGGCGCGATAACGGCGCACCGGGGCTGCGCGATTACCACCCGGGCTATTACGCCGCTTTCGTGCTCGACCCCGATGGAAATAATATCGAGGCGAAATGCGATGAGCGGGTTCTTTCCCGCTCCGCCAATAGTGTGGAGATCGGGACCGACTAG
- the aroA gene encoding 3-phosphoshikimate 1-carboxyvinyltransferase, translating to MSHGPATPMSSRPGNPLSGEAIIPGDKSISHRSLILGALAVGRTHITGLLEGQDVLDTAKAMQAFGATVEKLGPGEWTVDGVGVGGFAEPAGVIDCGNSGTGVRLIMGAMATTPITATFTGDESLSRRPMRRITDPLSQFGAEIVAREGGLLPVTIKGAEDATPVTYRTPVASAQIKSAVLLAGLNAPGQTVVIEAEATRDHSERMLAGFGATITTEVTEEGWVITLTGQPELTAQTVAVPRDPSSAAFPVAAALIVPGSDIRVNGISRNPTRDGLYVTLAEMGADLTWENDREEGGEPVADLIVRHSSLKAVSVPAERAASMIDEFPILSVIAAMAEGDTVMNGVAELRVKESDRIDAMAKGLRANGVEVDETRDSMTVHGKGRIPGGGAAVATHLDHRIAMSFLIAGLAADAEIRVDDGTAIATSFPDFVPLMRRLGADLG from the coding sequence ATGTCCCACGGTCCCGCAACCCCGATGTCCTCGCGCCCCGGCAATCCGCTGAGCGGCGAGGCGATCATTCCCGGCGATAAATCCATCAGCCACCGGTCGCTGATCCTCGGCGCTCTGGCTGTGGGCCGCACCCATATCACCGGGCTGCTGGAGGGGCAGGACGTGCTGGACACGGCAAAGGCGATGCAGGCATTCGGCGCGACCGTCGAAAAGCTGGGGCCGGGTGAGTGGACCGTGGATGGTGTCGGCGTCGGCGGCTTTGCGGAACCTGCAGGCGTGATCGATTGCGGTAACTCCGGCACCGGCGTGCGGCTTATCATGGGGGCGATGGCGACGACGCCGATCACCGCGACCTTTACCGGCGACGAAAGCCTGTCCCGGCGTCCCATGCGGCGCATCACTGATCCGCTGTCGCAGTTCGGGGCAGAGATCGTTGCGCGCGAAGGCGGACTGCTGCCGGTGACCATTAAAGGTGCGGAAGACGCGACCCCGGTGACCTACCGCACGCCTGTCGCCTCGGCGCAGATCAAATCCGCGGTTCTGCTCGCCGGTCTGAACGCGCCCGGCCAGACCGTGGTGATCGAGGCAGAGGCGACGCGGGATCACTCCGAACGGATGCTTGCGGGTTTCGGCGCGACCATCACGACCGAGGTGACGGAGGAGGGGTGGGTCATCACCCTGACCGGCCAGCCCGAGCTGACCGCGCAGACGGTCGCCGTGCCGCGCGATCCGTCTTCGGCAGCCTTCCCTGTGGCGGCGGCTCTGATCGTGCCGGGATCTGATATCCGGGTGAACGGGATCAGCCGCAATCCGACGCGCGACGGGCTTTATGTGACTTTGGCAGAGATGGGTGCCGATCTGACATGGGAAAATGACCGTGAGGAGGGGGGTGAACCCGTGGCGGATCTGATCGTCCGGCACTCGTCCCTGAAAGCTGTCAGCGTCCCGGCAGAGCGCGCGGCCAGCATGATCGACGAATTCCCGATCCTGTCCGTGATCGCGGCGATGGCGGAGGGTGATACCGTCATGAACGGTGTGGCGGAACTGCGGGTCAAGGAATCCGACCGGATCGACGCAATGGCGAAGGGGCTCCGCGCAAACGGGGTCGAGGTGGACGAGACCCGCGACAGCATGACCGTTCATGGCAAGGGCCGCATTCCCGGTGGCGGGGCGGCTGTGGCGACGCATCTGGATCACCGGATTGCCATGTCGTTCCTGATAGCCGGGCTGGCGGCGGATGCGGAAATCCGCGTCGATGACGGCACCGCAATCGCGACATCCTTCCCCGATTTCGTGCCGCTGATGCGCAGGCTTGGGGCCGATCTGGGCTAG
- a CDS encoding sulfite exporter TauE/SafE family protein — MTALILPILILAAVGAFAGLIAGLLGVGGGIVLVPALLYLFSGLGYGSDDLMQICLATSLATIIVTSARSVSAHNRKGAVDWQILRDWAPGIALGAAVGVMTVAQLRSQTLQVIFGVLVIIVASYMIFGRSTWRIADQMPQGPVKYLLSGLTGFFSVLLGIGGGSIGVPIMTLHGRPIHRAVATAAGFGGLIALPSAVLFLFTPTENAPPGTIGAVNIPAFLIVIAMTLLTAPVGASLAHSLDPKKLKRVFAVFLALVALNMLRKSLF, encoded by the coding sequence ATGACCGCCCTGATCCTGCCGATTTTAATTCTCGCCGCTGTCGGTGCATTCGCCGGTCTGATCGCGGGGCTGCTGGGTGTCGGGGGTGGTATCGTCCTCGTTCCGGCGCTGCTCTATCTGTTCAGCGGGCTGGGTTACGGGTCGGACGACCTCATGCAGATTTGCCTCGCAACGTCGCTGGCAACGATTATCGTCACGTCGGCGCGATCGGTCAGCGCGCATAACCGCAAAGGTGCGGTTGACTGGCAGATTCTGCGCGATTGGGCACCCGGTATCGCATTGGGTGCAGCCGTCGGCGTGATGACCGTGGCGCAGCTTCGTAGCCAGACATTACAGGTGATCTTTGGCGTGTTGGTGATAATCGTCGCGTCCTACATGATCTTTGGCCGCTCAACCTGGCGGATCGCGGATCAGATGCCGCAGGGGCCGGTGAAATACCTGCTTTCCGGCCTGACCGGGTTCTTCTCCGTGCTGCTGGGCATTGGCGGCGGGTCAATCGGCGTGCCGATCATGACGCTGCACGGTCGCCCGATCCATCGTGCCGTGGCGACGGCTGCGGGGTTCGGCGGGTTGATCGCGCTCCCCTCTGCCGTGCTGTTCCTGTTCACGCCGACGGAGAACGCGCCGCCCGGCACCATTGGCGCGGTCAACATTCCTGCATTCCTGATCGTTATCGCCATGACGCTGCTGACCGCCCCGGTCGGGGCGTCGCTGGCCCATAGTCTTGATCCGAAGAAGCTGAAACGGGTCTTCGCCGTTTTCCTCGCGCTTGTCGCCCTTAACATGCTGCGCAAATCGCTGTTCTGA
- the dusA gene encoding tRNA dihydrouridine(20/20a) synthase DusA codes for MVNPSDSVTRAARLSVAPMMDWTDRFCRGFHRVMSRQALLYTEMVTAPAIIHGPRARLLRKDVAEHPVALQIGGSDPAELARATALAAPFGYDEINLNVGCPSDRVQSGCFGAVLMKTPERVADCVRAMIAESPVEVTVKCRIGVDEQNPEGVLPDFLARMRDAGVRRITIHARKAWLEGLSPKDNREIPPLDYPLVHRMKAQFPDLHLSINGGLTADHIPEQLQIMDGVMVGRAAYHQPWDILGSADRLWNAAPPCAGPADAALATRPLIAAWLDDGARIHQITRHMLGLFHGRPGARLWRRTLSEGAHKALTPAQGLALYDAALDQVREATEAA; via the coding sequence TTGGTGAACCCGTCCGACAGCGTCACCCGAGCCGCGCGGTTATCCGTCGCGCCGATGATGGATTGGACCGACCGCTTCTGTCGCGGCTTTCATCGGGTGATGTCGCGGCAGGCGCTTCTTTATACCGAAATGGTGACTGCGCCGGCCATCATTCACGGACCGCGCGCGAGGTTGCTGCGAAAGGATGTGGCGGAACATCCGGTGGCGCTTCAGATCGGCGGTTCCGACCCGGCGGAGCTCGCGCGGGCGACGGCGCTCGCGGCACCGTTCGGATATGATGAGATCAATCTGAATGTTGGCTGCCCCTCCGACCGGGTCCAGTCGGGCTGCTTCGGTGCCGTGCTGATGAAAACGCCGGAACGGGTTGCGGATTGCGTGCGGGCGATGATTGCGGAAAGCCCGGTCGAGGTGACGGTGAAATGCCGCATCGGGGTGGATGAGCAAAACCCGGAAGGAGTGCTGCCCGATTTTCTGGCCCGGATGCGGGATGCCGGGGTCCGGCGCATCACCATCCATGCCCGCAAGGCATGGCTGGAGGGGCTGAGCCCGAAGGACAACCGCGAAATCCCGCCGCTCGATTATCCGCTGGTGCACCGGATGAAGGCGCAGTTCCCCGATTTGCACCTGTCCATCAATGGCGGTCTGACAGCGGACCATATCCCTGAGCAGTTGCAGATCATGGACGGGGTGATGGTCGGTCGCGCCGCATATCATCAGCCCTGGGATATTCTGGGCTCGGCGGACCGGCTGTGGAATGCAGCGCCACCTTGCGCCGGTCCGGCGGATGCGGCGCTGGCGACGCGCCCGCTGATTGCCGCGTGGCTGGACGATGGCGCGCGCATTCATCAGATCACCCGCCATATGCTCGGCCTGTTTCACGGGCGACCCGGGGCGCGGCTGTGGCGCAGAACGCTCAGTGAGGGGGCGCATAAGGCCCTGACCCCGGCACAGGGGCTTGCGCTTTACGACGCCGCGTTGGATCAGGTGCGTGAAGCCACGGAGGCCGCATGA
- a CDS encoding pyridoxamine 5'-phosphate oxidase family protein, whose amino-acid sequence MRWLDTDELAQIYSDPVPAALRKVADRLTDAYRAFIDRARFCVLSTVGPEGTDASPRGDEGPVVRVLDPVTLAMPDWHGNNRIDSLQNIARDDRVSLMFFVRGSQNVVRINGRARITDDDALCQSFAHDGKPPRTVIVVKIGEVYFQCARAVMRSALWSGDDDSDGLPTPGEILAGMTDGEVGGTAYDREWPVRAATSMW is encoded by the coding sequence ATGCGCTGGCTGGACACGGATGAGCTGGCACAGATCTACAGCGATCCGGTCCCTGCGGCGCTGCGCAAGGTCGCGGACCGCCTGACGGATGCTTATCGCGCCTTCATCGATCGCGCGCGGTTCTGCGTTTTGTCAACGGTCGGTCCTGAAGGCACCGATGCCAGCCCGCGCGGCGATGAGGGGCCGGTTGTGCGTGTGCTCGATCCGGTGACGCTGGCGATGCCGGACTGGCACGGGAATAACCGGATCGACAGCCTGCAGAATATCGCCCGCGATGACCGTGTCAGCCTGATGTTCTTTGTGCGGGGTTCGCAGAATGTCGTGCGGATCAATGGCCGCGCGCGGATCACGGATGACGACGCCCTGTGCCAAAGCTTCGCCCATGATGGCAAGCCGCCGCGTACGGTGATCGTGGTGAAGATCGGTGAGGTCTATTTCCAATGCGCCCGCGCCGTCATGCGCTCGGCCCTTTGGTCGGGGGATGACGACAGCGACGGCCTGCCGACGCCGGGCGAAATTCTGGCGGGCATGACCGATGGTGAGGTTGGCGGCACGGCGTATGACCGTGAATGGCCGGTTCGCGCCGCCACATCCATGTGGTGA
- a CDS encoding helicase-related protein, translating to MSRITAVLGPTNTGKTHYAIERMLAHRTGVIGLPLRLLAREVYDRIVKARGPSVVALVTGEERIVPPRTQYWVATTEAMPEVVADFVAIDEIQLCADPQRGHVFTDRLLRSRGLHETLLLGSDTMRQAIAALVDKVQFMRRDRFSTLSWAGTKKISRMPSRSAIVGFSVDDVYAIAELLRRQKGGAAVVMGALSPRTRNAQVAMYQSGEVDHLVATDAIGMGLNLDIRHVGFSSTVKFDGRRMRPLFPHEMGQIAGRAGRHTEPGTFGVTGEAGPLDEGLIGAIENHRFAPISRLVWRNPRLEFGTMDRLIGSLEASPESEWLMRGREADDLSALKSLRELPEIQDRVTTAPDVRLLWDVCRIPDFRSISPAEHTSLLLRIFSFLQEGQIPADWLTRAIDRIDRTQGDIDALSKRLAFIRTWTYVAQRTGWVKDETYWREATRTVEDRLSDALHAALTQRFVDRRTSVLMRRLKQKEALLAEVNEKGEVSVEGEFAGRLEGFRFRADATQNPDEARMLNRASYEALKPEFHLRADRFYNAPDTELDFTEQGGLMWGDAAIGKLVKGSEPMKPGIEAFVDEEAGAEIAEKVTRRLQHFIDRKVATLFEPLQAMQRDEALTGLARGFAFRLVENLGLIRREDVANEVRELDQEARGSLRKHGVRFGQFTIFLPALLKPAPTRLRLVLSGLWDGLAEFPESPPPGLVTIPNLPDVPASTYTLSGYRPAGDRAIRIDMLERLADMLRMQDTRGGFEANADMLSITGMTLEQFAGLMEGLGYAAEKGERVKTRPDPAPVPAEETAENVDHEHPLTEEESVLAAETRAKWEAEQAEKKRAEAEANPEAAEAEATEEAAPEMEVFYTFRWAPKPRSPRGAQGGPRRQGARADGDQRSGKPKGDRPKGGKPKGGKPGRGKNDRGDKAKNFSARPPKADKPIDPDNPFAVLAALKDKK from the coding sequence ATGTCACGCATTACGGCCGTGCTGGGCCCGACCAATACAGGCAAGACGCATTACGCGATTGAACGGATGCTGGCGCACCGGACGGGTGTGATCGGCCTGCCGCTGCGGCTGCTGGCGCGGGAGGTTTATGACCGGATCGTCAAGGCGCGTGGCCCGTCGGTCGTGGCTCTGGTCACCGGAGAGGAACGGATCGTGCCGCCGCGCACCCAGTACTGGGTCGCGACGACGGAAGCGATGCCGGAGGTGGTTGCTGATTTCGTCGCCATCGACGAAATCCAGCTTTGCGCCGATCCGCAGCGTGGCCATGTGTTCACCGACCGTCTGCTGAGGTCGCGGGGGCTGCATGAGACGCTGCTGCTTGGCTCTGACACGATGCGGCAGGCCATCGCGGCGCTTGTGGATAAGGTTCAGTTCATGCGGCGCGACCGGTTTTCGACGCTAAGCTGGGCGGGGACGAAAAAGATCAGCCGGATGCCGTCACGCTCCGCCATTGTCGGGTTTTCGGTCGATGATGTTTACGCCATCGCCGAATTGCTGCGCCGCCAGAAAGGCGGGGCGGCGGTTGTGATGGGCGCGCTCAGCCCGCGCACGCGCAATGCGCAGGTGGCTATGTATCAGTCGGGCGAGGTTGATCATCTGGTGGCGACGGATGCCATTGGCATGGGGCTGAACCTCGATATCCGTCATGTCGGTTTTTCCTCGACGGTGAAATTCGACGGCCGCCGGATGCGACCGCTTTTCCCGCATGAGATGGGCCAGATCGCCGGTCGGGCGGGGCGGCATACGGAACCGGGCACGTTCGGCGTCACCGGCGAGGCGGGGCCGCTGGATGAGGGGCTGATCGGTGCCATCGAAAACCATCGTTTTGCCCCGATCAGCCGGCTGGTCTGGCGCAATCCGCGTCTGGAATTCGGGACGATGGACCGGCTGATCGGCAGTCTGGAGGCGTCACCGGAAAGTGAATGGCTGATGCGCGGGCGCGAGGCGGATGATCTGTCGGCCCTGAAATCGTTGCGCGAATTGCCTGAAATCCAGGACCGGGTGACGACCGCGCCGGATGTCAGGCTGCTTTGGGACGTGTGCCGGATACCGGATTTCCGCTCGATCTCACCTGCCGAACACACCAGTCTTTTGTTGCGCATTTTCAGTTTCCTGCAGGAAGGCCAGATACCGGCTGACTGGCTCACACGGGCAATTGACCGCATTGACAGAACTCAGGGCGATATTGATGCGTTGTCAAAACGACTCGCCTTTATCCGAACCTGGACTTATGTGGCTCAGCGCACGGGCTGGGTTAAGGACGAAACATATTGGCGCGAGGCGACGCGCACTGTAGAAGACCGCCTGTCAGACGCGCTGCACGCCGCGCTGACGCAACGATTTGTGGACCGGCGCACCTCTGTGCTGATGCGCCGGCTCAAGCAGAAGGAGGCCCTTTTGGCCGAAGTGAACGAAAAGGGTGAAGTCAGCGTCGAGGGTGAGTTCGCCGGGCGTCTGGAAGGGTTCCGTTTCCGGGCCGATGCGACGCAGAATCCGGATGAGGCGCGGATGCTGAACCGGGCGTCTTACGAGGCGCTGAAGCCGGAATTCCATTTGCGTGCAGATCGTTTTTACAACGCGCCGGATACCGAGCTGGATTTCACCGAGCAGGGCGGGCTGATGTGGGGCGACGCCGCCATCGGCAAGCTGGTCAAGGGGTCCGAGCCGATGAAGCCGGGGATCGAGGCTTTCGTCGATGAGGAAGCCGGGGCGGAGATCGCCGAGAAGGTCACCCGCCGGTTGCAGCATTTCATCGACCGCAAGGTCGCCACCCTGTTCGAGCCGTTGCAGGCGATGCAGCGCGACGAGGCGCTGACCGGGCTGGCGCGCGGATTTGCGTTCCGGCTGGTCGAAAATCTCGGCCTGATCCGCCGTGAAGACGTGGCAAACGAGGTGCGCGAGCTGGATCAGGAGGCGCGCGGCAGCCTGCGCAAGCATGGCGTTCGCTTTGGCCAGTTCACGATTTTCCTGCCGGCCCTTCTGAAACCTGCGCCGACGCGGCTGCGGCTGGTTCTGTCCGGCCTTTGGGACGGGCTGGCGGAATTTCCCGAATCGCCGCCGCCGGGTCTGGTGACGATCCCGAACCTGCCGGATGTTCCGGCGTCGACCTACACGCTGTCGGGCTATCGCCCGGCGGGTGATCGCGCCATCCGCATCGACATGCTGGAACGTCTGGCCGATATGCTGCGCATGCAGGACACACGCGGCGGGTTCGAGGCGAATGCCGATATGCTGTCCATCACCGGCATGACGCTGGAACAGTTCGCCGGTCTGATGGAGGGCCTCGGCTACGCGGCGGAGAAGGGTGAGCGGGTCAAGACCCGTCCCGACCCGGCACCGGTCCCGGCTGAGGAAACGGCGGAGAACGTCGACCATGAGCATCCGCTGACCGAGGAGGAATCGGTTCTCGCGGCGGAGACCCGTGCCAAATGGGAAGCGGAACAGGCGGAGAAGAAACGGGCGGAGGCCGAGGCGAACCCGGAGGCAGCCGAGGCAGAGGCAACGGAAGAGGCCGCACCCGAGATGGAGGTTTTCTATACCTTCCGCTGGGCACCGAAACCGCGCAGCCCCCGTGGCGCGCAAGGTGGCCCGCGCCGTCAGGGCGCGCGCGCCGATGGCGACCAAAGATCAGGCAAGCCCAAGGGCGACAGGCCGAAGGGTGGTAAGCCCAAAGGTGGAAAACCCGGACGTGGCAAGAACGACCGTGGCGACAAGGCGAAGAACTTCTCCGCCCGCCCGCCCAAGGCCGACAAGCCGATTGATCCGGATAATCCGTTTGCCGTCCTCGCGGCGCTCAAGGACAAGAAGTAA
- a CDS encoding tetratricopeptide repeat protein — protein sequence MSRRIPLFHLVVAAIAVLGPVRPSLALPVDPVWFDALAQPDGDAWIEAEAEILNAWSDTGSEALNMIQTRGENALDEGDFPSAIGHLSALIDHAPDHAMGYQLRGMAFWLNGDFGLAGADLARALELEPKQYLALTQLGMMLEELDSTEAAGDALRMSLTINPHQQDAIDAASRLDAVDNGTDI from the coding sequence ATGAGTCGTCGCATACCTCTTTTCCATCTTGTCGTCGCGGCAATCGCGGTTCTGGGGCCGGTGCGGCCATCGCTGGCGCTTCCGGTTGATCCGGTCTGGTTTGATGCGCTTGCGCAACCCGACGGCGACGCCTGGATCGAGGCAGAGGCGGAGATCCTGAATGCCTGGTCGGATACAGGATCCGAGGCGCTCAACATGATCCAGACACGCGGCGAGAACGCGCTGGACGAGGGGGATTTCCCAAGCGCCATCGGCCATCTGAGCGCGCTGATTGACCATGCGCCGGATCACGCAATGGGCTATCAACTGCGCGGCATGGCGTTCTGGCTGAACGGTGATTTCGGTCTTGCGGGCGCCGATCTGGCCCGTGCATTGGAGCTGGAGCCGAAGCAATATCTGGCGCTGACGCAACTCGGCATGATGCTGGAGGAGTTGGACAGCACCGAGGCTGCGGGGGACGCGCTGCGCATGAGCCTGACGATCAATCCCCATCAGCAGGATGCGATTGACGCCGCTTCGCGTCTTGACGCGGTCGATAACGGCACCGACATCTGA
- a CDS encoding SCP2 sterol-binding domain-containing protein, with protein sequence MSEVIDGAVAALNQKLGSFDEGTAKFVIEDEGSIMMDAGGARAGDEEAEVTLTASRETFEGMLNGEVNPTTAFMTGKLSVDGNMGLAMKLGAALA encoded by the coding sequence ATGAGCGAAGTGATCGACGGTGCCGTCGCCGCGCTGAACCAAAAACTGGGCAGCTTCGATGAGGGGACCGCAAAATTCGTGATCGAGGACGAGGGCTCGATCATGATGGATGCCGGCGGCGCACGCGCTGGCGACGAGGAAGCCGAAGTGACGCTGACCGCCAGCCGCGAAACCTTCGAGGGCATGCTGAACGGCGAGGTCAATCCGACCACGGCCTTCATGACCGGCAAACTCAGCGTTGACGGCAATATGGGCCTTGCGATGAAACTCGGCGCGGCGCTCGCCTGA
- a CDS encoding alpha/beta fold hydrolase has translation MTFSPAPFHQFAGSAETPAEAFWLRSDDDLRLRIALWRAENPTATVLLFPGRTEYVEKYAPVAARLTAEGLNVLAIDWRGQGMADRLQDDPRPGHITDFAEYQLDVLAMVEAAADLDLAEPWHLLAHSMGGAIGFAALLNGLPVQTATFSAPMFDINHAPMPRFVAIALAAIAGRLGRGGHAAIGTGGGGNYLLDETFRRNMLTNDAEAWARLLREAATWPELTLGGASYQWVAAALNECQRLADADAPDIPTLITLGSHERIVSAPAIRNRAASWPTARLLEIDGAQHEVLFEAPLQREQFYEAFLEIVATQNSPAQPQAITETLRDEAPDDASPAGA, from the coding sequence ATGACCTTCTCGCCCGCCCCATTCCACCAATTCGCCGGTTCCGCCGAAACGCCTGCCGAAGCCTTCTGGCTGCGCAGCGATGACGATCTGCGGCTGCGCATTGCCCTGTGGCGGGCAGAGAACCCAACGGCAACCGTGCTGCTGTTTCCCGGTCGCACGGAATATGTCGAGAAATACGCCCCCGTTGCCGCAAGGCTGACGGCAGAGGGGCTGAACGTGCTGGCAATCGACTGGCGCGGTCAGGGCATGGCCGACCGGCTTCAGGACGATCCGCGCCCCGGCCATATCACCGATTTCGCCGAATATCAGCTTGATGTGCTGGCAATGGTCGAAGCCGCCGCCGATCTGGACCTGGCCGAGCCGTGGCATCTGCTGGCGCATTCGATGGGCGGGGCCATTGGCTTTGCGGCACTGCTCAACGGGTTGCCGGTGCAGACCGCAACATTCTCCGCCCCGATGTTCGACATCAATCACGCTCCGATGCCGCGCTTTGTCGCCATCGCGCTGGCCGCCATCGCCGGTCGTCTGGGTCGCGGCGGTCACGCCGCAATCGGCACGGGCGGCGGCGGGAATTACCTGCTGGACGAGACTTTCCGCCGGAACATGCTGACAAACGACGCCGAGGCCTGGGCGCGGCTTCTGCGCGAGGCAGCGACATGGCCGGAACTGACCCTTGGCGGGGCAAGCTACCAGTGGGTCGCAGCAGCGCTGAACGAATGCCAGCGCCTGGCGGATGCGGACGCGCCGGATATTCCGACGCTCATCACACTTGGCTCGCATGAGCGCATCGTCTCCGCCCCGGCCATCCGCAACCGCGCCGCAAGCTGGCCCACGGCTCGGCTGCTCGAAATCGACGGCGCGCAGCACGAAGTCCTGTTCGAAGCTCCACTTCAGCGGGAGCAGTTTTACGAAGCGTTTCTTGAGATAGTGGCCACGCAGAATAGCCCGGCACAGCCTCAAGCAATCACGGAAACCCTTCGCGACGAGGCTCCAGACGACGCAAGCCCCGCCGGCGCCTAA